The Chitinophaga flava genome has a segment encoding these proteins:
- a CDS encoding 2'-5' RNA ligase family protein, translating into MNTNYEVSEALFDYLLVVNPDVVVSKDVNRIRQFIATSLKDAAAITAPVYIPLFRSEFPQRFEDDFIDMVEAIAKRQSGFAIYTSRLEALKHADGRQSICVNVANPKPLMELHKSIMQCFDLKPQHFKPYMTVARGLDDAAIAKVLPALTQRLFVRSFNCHCLTLMRRPVTGGKYERVRDIVFGDIEHMTGSLFNYAA; encoded by the coding sequence ATGAATACGAATTATGAAGTTTCGGAAGCGTTATTTGATTATTTACTGGTGGTGAATCCGGATGTAGTAGTATCGAAAGATGTAAATCGGATCCGTCAGTTTATAGCGACCTCTTTGAAGGATGCAGCTGCAATTACGGCGCCGGTATATATCCCATTATTCAGATCTGAGTTTCCGCAACGTTTTGAAGATGACTTTATTGACATGGTGGAAGCGATAGCAAAGCGGCAGTCAGGTTTTGCGATCTATACCTCCCGGCTGGAAGCGCTGAAACATGCAGACGGACGGCAGAGTATCTGTGTAAATGTAGCCAATCCCAAACCACTGATGGAGCTGCACAAAAGCATCATGCAGTGTTTTGATCTGAAGCCACAGCATTTCAAACCTTACATGACAGTAGCCAGAGGCCTGGATGATGCGGCAATAGCCAAGGTTTTACCGGCTTTAACACAGCGACTGTTTGTACGGAGTTTCAATTGCCATTGTTTGACGCTGATGAGAAGACCAGTGACAGGCGGCAAATACGAAAGAGTGAGAGACATTGTGTTTGGTGATATCGAACATATGACCGGATCATTATTCAACTATGCTGCATAG
- a CDS encoding acylphosphatase produces the protein MTTKSIVHKEIIVRGRVQGVGYRANAKHMADLLGVQGQIKNMPDKAVWILAEAEETVMEEFLTWCRKGPAMAKVTEMEIIVGPVLQVVGFTILHSAD, from the coding sequence ATGACAACCAAATCAATCGTGCATAAAGAAATTATTGTGAGAGGCCGCGTACAGGGAGTTGGTTACCGGGCTAATGCAAAACATATGGCAGACCTGCTGGGAGTGCAGGGACAGATCAAAAATATGCCGGATAAGGCAGTATGGATTCTGGCAGAAGCGGAAGAGACGGTGATGGAAGAATTTTTGACATGGTGCCGTAAAGGTCCTGCCATGGCTAAAGTTACGGAAATGGAAATCATCGTGGGGCCAGTGTTGCAAGTAGTCGGTTTTACCATTTTACATTCAGCGGATTAA